Genomic DNA from Mycobacterium stomatepiae:
CGTGGATTCCCGCGGTGAGCAGCACCAGCAGGTGGCGCATGCCCGAGGCGAGATCGACCCGATTTCGGCTCGCCGGATCGGATTGCACGATCTGCGCTGCCTCGTTGAGCCGTTCCTGTAGATACGACCATGCCTGGGACAGGTCCATATCGTCGTGGTCGGAACCCGCCAGCGTTGACTCGGTGATCGAAAACGGCAGCCATGCCATCGGCCTCTTCGGATCGCTCACGGGCTTCTTCGCTCCGGTCGCTTAACTGAAAACATGGTTTTCACTTAACACGATGGCACTTGAGTGCTGAGAATGTCAACGTTCGCGGGTAGGTTGAGACCGTGACGCCCACCTTCGCCGACCTCGCCAAGGCGCAATACATCTTGCTGACCACCTTCACCAAGGACGGGCGCGCCAAGCCGACTCCCATCTGGACCGCGGTGGACGGCGACCGGCTGCTCGCGATCACGCAAGGAAACTCGTGGAAGGTCAAGCGGATTCGCAATGCACCCCGCGTGACGATGGCCACCTGCACGATGCGCGGCCGCCCGACGAGCGACGCGGTCGAGGGCACCGCGGCCCTGCTCGACAAGTCGGACACGGGCACCGTGTACGACGCGATCGGTAAGCGTTACGGCATCGTCGGCTCGGTCTTCAACTTCTTCAGCAAGCTGCGCGGCGGCATGGAGAACAATATCGGCCTTGAGCTCCGGGTGCCCCAGGGTTAGAGCCCGATGGGTACTGTCCTGATCCCGATCCCGGACCGTGACTTCGATCCGACCGAGGTCGCCGTGAGCTGGCGGGTCTTGACCGACAACGGTCATCGGGTGATCTTTGCGACCGAAAGCGGCACCCCCGCCGTCGCCGACGACATCATGGTGACCGGTCGGGGTC
This window encodes:
- a CDS encoding PPOX class F420-dependent oxidoreductase, whose amino-acid sequence is MTPTFADLAKAQYILLTTFTKDGRAKPTPIWTAVDGDRLLAITQGNSWKVKRIRNAPRVTMATCTMRGRPTSDAVEGTAALLDKSDTGTVYDAIGKRYGIVGSVFNFFSKLRGGMENNIGLELRVPQG